A single window of Rhizobium sp. SL42 DNA harbors:
- the mnmG gene encoding tRNA uridine-5-carboxymethylaminomethyl(34) synthesis enzyme MnmG, with protein sequence MENLRFDVIVVGGGHAGTEAAAVAARMGANTALVTHRRDTIGAMSCNPAIGGLGKGHLVREIDALDGIMGRAADLGGIQFRMLNRKKGPAVWGPRTQADRKLYRQAVQTMLSDVPNLTIIEGGVRRFIRNDTEINGVILEDERQLTARAVVLTSGTFLRGLIHIGDRKIPAGRVGEAPALGLSEDLEALGLTLGRLKTGTPARLDGRTIHWTNLEMQDADSDPIPFSFMTDRVTTPQISCGITRTVAATHNIIRDNIHRSALYSGQIEGVGPRYCPSIEDKINRFGERDGHQIFLEPEGLDDHTIYPNGISTSLPEEVQEAFIRSIPGLEDVAILQPGYAIEYDFVDPQQLDLTLAVKGTKGLYLAGQINGTTGYEEAGAQGLVAGINAALFAAGSSGQSFSRTNSYIGVMIDDLTSRGVAEPYRMFTSRAEYRLSLRADNADMRLTPLGMQLGCVSNQRAIKFADYETARTGLNKTLAELTASPTEMANAGLHINQDGRQRSAGEILAYPEIQWADLCRVWPSLRDVDQSLARQVAIDALYSTYIARQANDVASVRSEEARAIPQDFAYNDLAGLSNELKQKLSRLRPQNIAQAARIEGMTPAAVALLIAHLRRAGDLKQAC encoded by the coding sequence ATGGAAAATTTAAGGTTTGACGTCATCGTCGTCGGCGGCGGTCATGCTGGCACCGAGGCAGCTGCCGTAGCTGCGCGAATGGGCGCCAACACGGCACTCGTAACCCACCGGCGCGACACGATTGGCGCGATGTCGTGCAATCCCGCTATTGGTGGTCTGGGTAAGGGTCACTTGGTGCGCGAAATCGATGCGCTGGATGGCATTATGGGGCGTGCCGCCGATCTTGGTGGCATCCAGTTTCGTATGCTCAATCGAAAAAAGGGCCCTGCTGTCTGGGGTCCGCGGACACAGGCTGATCGCAAGCTGTACAGGCAGGCTGTTCAGACAATGTTGTCCGATGTCCCTAATCTGACAATTATCGAAGGTGGCGTCCGTCGGTTTATTCGTAACGATACCGAAATTAATGGTGTCATTCTCGAGGACGAACGGCAGCTTACGGCACGAGCCGTGGTTCTGACCAGTGGCACTTTTCTGCGCGGTTTGATCCATATTGGAGACCGCAAGATCCCTGCAGGGCGCGTAGGAGAAGCCCCTGCCCTCGGATTGAGCGAGGATCTGGAAGCGCTAGGCCTGACATTGGGACGTTTGAAAACGGGCACACCTGCTCGTTTGGATGGGCGGACGATTCACTGGACGAACCTAGAGATGCAGGATGCGGATAGTGACCCTATCCCCTTCTCCTTCATGACAGACCGTGTGACCACTCCTCAGATCAGCTGCGGCATTACCCGGACAGTGGCGGCCACGCACAACATTATTCGAGATAACATTCACCGTTCAGCGCTGTACTCAGGCCAGATCGAGGGTGTTGGTCCGCGCTATTGTCCTTCAATAGAAGACAAGATCAATCGCTTTGGTGAACGCGATGGGCATCAGATCTTTCTTGAGCCGGAAGGTCTCGACGATCATACCATCTATCCCAATGGCATATCGACCTCCCTGCCAGAGGAGGTTCAGGAGGCGTTCATTCGATCCATCCCGGGCCTGGAAGATGTCGCCATCTTACAGCCGGGTTATGCCATCGAGTATGATTTTGTCGATCCGCAACAGCTGGATCTGACCCTTGCCGTCAAGGGAACCAAAGGATTGTATCTGGCTGGTCAGATCAACGGGACTACGGGATATGAGGAAGCCGGGGCGCAGGGCCTGGTCGCCGGTATCAACGCCGCTCTTTTTGCAGCAGGGTCTTCGGGGCAAAGTTTCAGTAGGACGAATTCCTATATCGGCGTGATGATCGATGATCTGACATCGCGGGGCGTCGCGGAACCCTACCGAATGTTTACGTCGCGCGCCGAGTATCGATTGAGCTTGCGTGCGGACAATGCCGATATGCGCTTGACCCCGCTTGGGATGCAACTCGGTTGCGTGAGCAATCAGCGGGCAATCAAGTTCGCCGACTATGAGACGGCGCGGACCGGTCTGAACAAGACGCTCGCGGAGCTCACCGCATCGCCAACGGAAATGGCCAATGCTGGCCTGCATATCAATCAGGATGGTCGTCAACGCAGCGCGGGGGAAATTTTGGCCTATCCGGAGATTCAATGGGCGGATCTGTGCCGTGTCTGGCCATCTCTCCGGGACGTTGACCAAAGTTTGGCGAGACAAGTCGCTATCGATGCTCTTTACAGCACCTATATTGCCCGCCAGGCGAATGACGTGGCTTCCGTCCGTTCGGAGGAGGCCAGAGCCATCCCGCAGGATTTCGCCTATAACGATTTGGCTGGTCTTTCCAATGAGCTTAAGCAGAAGCTTAGTCGTTTGCGACCACAAAATATTGCACAAGCTGCTCGCATTGAAGGTATGACCCCCGCGGCGGTTGCGCTTTTGATTGCTCATCTTCGGCGGGCCGGTGATCTAAAACAAGCCTGCTGA
- the mnmE gene encoding tRNA uridine-5-carboxymethylaminomethyl(34) synthesis GTPase MnmE gives MTVPRDTIFALASGGLPAGVAVVRLSGPLACSVAAGMVGGLPEPRVAALRTIRDASGSMLDRGLVILFPGPNSFTGEDCVEMHLHGGPALVAAVLDSLAGFIGCRLAEAGEFSRRAFENGKMDLVEIEGLADLLSAETEMQRRLATEQSNGHLSSIYEGWRERLIFCRAMIEAELDFSDEGDIPGAVSDRVWREVETLVGELDQVLSQLKSGEIIRDGFKVVIAGRPNAGKSSLLNALVNRDVAIVTHYAGTTRDILHCELDLSGYKVHLYDTAGLRATDEPVEREGIRRALVSIQDADLVLHLVDLTIDESIAEISNPHVLEVGTKSDLIRIDSDTVRSVDLMLSTATGNGLNELRSRILAELQKRVQVNSLAIPSRLRHAQLLSSARLHLIDALNQIAYPLEIRAESLRLGADDLARVTGRIDTETLLGKIFAEFCVGK, from the coding sequence ATGACTGTACCCCGCGATACCATATTTGCCCTGGCTTCCGGCGGTCTCCCCGCCGGGGTGGCGGTGGTGCGGTTGAGTGGGCCGCTTGCCTGCTCCGTTGCCGCCGGCATGGTTGGTGGTTTGCCAGAACCCAGGGTCGCTGCTCTGCGCACGATCCGTGACGCCAGTGGGTCGATGCTCGACCGTGGCTTGGTCATCCTGTTTCCTGGTCCGAATTCATTTACCGGGGAAGACTGTGTCGAAATGCATCTGCACGGCGGCCCGGCGCTCGTTGCAGCAGTATTGGATTCCTTAGCCGGATTCATCGGCTGCCGGCTGGCAGAAGCCGGAGAGTTCTCCCGCAGGGCGTTTGAAAACGGCAAGATGGATCTGGTCGAGATCGAGGGCTTGGCTGATTTGCTATCGGCCGAGACCGAGATGCAACGGCGGCTGGCCACAGAACAGAGCAATGGCCACCTGTCTTCGATCTATGAGGGCTGGCGGGAGCGCCTGATCTTTTGCCGGGCTATGATCGAGGCGGAGCTCGATTTCAGTGACGAAGGCGATATTCCCGGCGCAGTCTCCGATCGGGTTTGGCGCGAGGTGGAGACGCTTGTCGGAGAGCTTGACCAGGTGTTGAGCCAACTGAAATCCGGCGAGATTATTCGCGATGGCTTCAAGGTTGTCATCGCTGGTCGACCAAATGCTGGCAAATCGAGTTTGCTTAATGCCCTGGTAAACCGGGATGTAGCGATCGTCACCCACTATGCCGGAACCACCCGCGATATCTTGCACTGCGAATTGGATCTATCCGGCTACAAGGTCCATCTCTACGATACTGCAGGTTTGAGAGCGACCGATGAACCAGTGGAACGCGAGGGAATTCGCCGAGCGCTGGTATCGATCCAGGATGCCGATCTGGTCCTCCATCTGGTCGATCTGACTATCGACGAGAGTATTGCCGAGATAAGCAATCCACACGTATTGGAAGTTGGGACCAAGAGCGATCTCATCCGAATTGATTCGGATACGGTTCGATCTGTCGACCTGATGCTGTCTACGGCGACGGGCAATGGACTGAACGAACTTCGATCCCGCATTCTTGCAGAATTGCAAAAGCGGGTTCAGGTGAATAGCCTTGCAATTCCCAGCCGATTGCGGCATGCACAACTCCTGTCGAGCGCGAGACTGCATCTGATCGATGCTCTCAACCAGATTGCTTACCCTCTCGAGATTAGGGCAGAGTCACTGCGGTTGGGCGCCGATGACTTGGCCCGCGTTACCGGTCGAATCGATACCGAAACACTTCTTGGTAAGATTTTCGCAGAGTTTTGCGTTGGCAAGTGA